From a single Salvelinus namaycush isolate Seneca chromosome 14, SaNama_1.0, whole genome shotgun sequence genomic region:
- the LOC120059067 gene encoding tumor necrosis factor receptor superfamily member 14-like, with protein MAQFGTLIWTITIILVLESIGSCIACGRAEYRIWDECCPMCSPGNCVHRHCTEFTSTSCMPCVDSTFLDEPNGLIKCKLCTNCDPGLGLMVKQPCRPSSDTVCGTLEGFYCLDPTKDGCRAAQRHRSCKPGQYISHTGTTSTDTMCSDCTGDTYSDGSFTSCQPHTEHHQI; from the exons ATGGCACAGTTTGGAACCTTGATATGGACT ATAACTATTATATTGGTGCTTGAAAGCATTGGATCCTGTATTGCATGTGGTAGAGCAGAGTACAGAATATGGGATGAATGCTGCCCCATGTGTTCACCAG GAAATTGTGTACATAGGCATTGTACTGAATTCACCAGCACCAGCTGCATGCCCTGTGTTGATTCTACATTCCTTGATGAGCCCAATGGTCTCATAAAATGCAAATTGTGTACCAACTGTGATCCAG GTTTGGGTTTGATGGTAAAGCAGCCATGTAGACCTTCATCAGACACTGTCTGTGGGACACTGGAGGGGTTCTACTGTCTAGACCCAACTAAGGATGGTTGTAGAGCAGCCCAGAGACACCGCAGCTGTAAACCTGGTCAATACATCAGTCACACAG GAACAACATCTACAGATACGATGTGTTCTGACTGTACTGGTGACACCTATTCAGATGGATCATTTACATCCTGCCAGCCACACACAGA GCATCATCAGATTTAG